A stretch of the Carassius carassius chromosome 50, fCarCar2.1, whole genome shotgun sequence genome encodes the following:
- the LOC132133617 gene encoding cytoskeleton-associated protein 5-like isoform X2, producing MGDDSEWMKLPTDQKCEHKIWKARLNGYEEALKLFQKIEDEKSSEWGKYLGLVKKFVTDSNAVAQLKGLEAALVFIENAHVAGKTTGEVVSGVVGKVFNQPKAQAKELGSDICLMYIEIEKAEVVQDELIKGLDNKNPKIVVTCIETLRKALCEFGSKIITLKPVVKVLPKLFESREKAVRDEAKLLAVEIYRWIRDALRAPLQNINSVQLKELEEEWVKLPTAAPKQTRFLRSQQDLKAKFEQQQAAGGDEADGDDDDEAEVAQVDPYELLEAVEILSKLPKDFYEKIEAKKWQERKEALEAVEALTKNPKLENGDYGDLVRALKKVIGKDANVMLVAMAAKCLAGLAAGLRKKFGTYAGLVVPTILEKFKEKKPQVVQALQEAIDAVFLTTTLQNISEDVLSVMDNKNPSIKQQASLFLARSFRHCTPSTLPKSVLKPFCAAFLKQVNDSAPEVRDAAFEALGTAMKVVGEKAVNPFLTDVDKLKLDKIKECADKVELAGKKGGGGGGEKKAKPAAKAPPPVEALAKQSGAPKKAPPAKAAGPPKKGKPASAPSAKSKKAPDTKEIVETELSPEVCEEKAAAVLPATCMQLLDSANWKERLASMEEFQRAVEQMDKSEMPCQALVKMLAKKPGWKETNFQVMQMKLHIVGLIAQKGSFSKTSALVVLDGLVDKIGDVKCGSNAKEALTAIGEACCLPWTAEQVVSMAFAQKNPKNQAETLNWLANAMKEFGFAGINVKAFINNVKTALAATNPAVRTSAITLLGVMYLYMGAPLRMFFEDEKPALLSQIDAEFEKMQGQSPPAPIRGTKRAAPDEEGDAAEEEVDSGAGDIMDLLPRTDISDKITSDMVSKISDKNWKIRKEGLDEVATVISEAKFIQASIGELPMALKGRLSDSNKLLVQQTLNILQQIATAMGPSLKQHVKNLGIPVVTVLGDSKPNVRAAALSTLNTWVEQTGMKEWLEGEDLSEELKKENPFLRQELLGWLAEKLPTLRTVPADLMLCVPHLYTCLEDRSGDVRKKAQDALPFFMMHLGYEKMIKAAGKLKPASKDQVVGMLEKARAVMPAKPEVHVKAAASKPASSAPAAKPASAPARNQSPCEDFSEPEPKPDTKKAKPAGPAAKKRESMELKVKGEKDNAKQNRLSRGTPSSEKGVVGKKPPVKAGAKDEEDRSGPIFILVPNSKEQRIKEEKTLKILKWNFITPRDEYVEQLKTQMSTCLPKWLQDELFHFDFQRHVKAIGAMIEHMEPECEAVIGCLDLILKWFTLRFFDTNTSVLMKALEFLKLLFTMLSRKNYQLNDYEASSFIPYLILKVGESKDGVRKDVRAILTMLCKVYAASKVFPLLMEGTKSKNSKQRSECLEELGCLIENFGMNVCQPTPAKALKDIAVHIGDRDTTVRNAALNTVLAAYNACGDQVFKLIGNLSEKEMSMLEERIKRSAKKTPAASAKQERPQRELPANPSATFLRKPAQEEVPNKLNQARAQNAHLEQSTPSIPKEFQLDLDVFENNHTCASDIPDLVQHKLDEVLEPVMIPERKIRSVSPHFDDIHNSTASTINFVISQVASGDINTSIQALAQIDEVLRQADKAEAMSGHIDQFLIATFMQLRLIYNTHMADDRLDKKDIFKLYSCIIGNMLSLFSMESLAREASMGVLKDLMHGLITLMLDSRVEDIEDGQQLIRSVNLLVVRVLEKSDQTNILSALLVLLQDSLISTAGSPMFSELVMKCLWRMIRFLPQTINSINLDRILLDVHNFMKVFPKDKLKQLKSDVPHRTLKTLLHTLCRLTGAKILDHMSMIENRNESELEAHLRRVVKHSANLSGIKSDKSSEKGTLRSDDKVIKAKVSDILSEIFKKIGSKENTKEGLTELYEYKQKYSDADLEPFLRNTSQFFQSYVERGLRMIESEREGKGRIQPSTGVIPQHSTDSYLPGSSTVPVSNNGEDMNAAAYYERLKILRKRRGLENSTPEEDRPPLSSLRPSVASSTDMLHSKLSQLKESREHFQQEQSHSHSPTRSSSPASNLDDLKKRLERIKSNRQ from the exons tgaatTTGGATCAAAGATCATTACTCTCAAGCCTGTAGTGAAAGTGTTGCCGAAACTGTTCGAGTCTCGAGAAAAGGCAGTTCGAGATGAGGCCAAATTGCTGGCGGTGGAGATCTATCGATGGATTCGTGATGCTCTGCGAGCTCCCCTTCAGAATATCAACTCCGTACAG TTGAAAGAGTTGGAGGAAGAATGGGTGAAACTGCCAACTGCAGCTCCTAAGCAGACCAGGTTCTTGCGCTCTCAGCAGGACCTCAAGGCCAAGTTTGAGCAACAGCAGGCTGCTGGAGGAGATGAGGCTGACG GAGACGATGATGATGAGGCTGAAGTTGCTCAGGTGGATCCTTATGAGCTTTTGGAAGCTGTCGAGATCCTTTCTAAACTTCCAAAAGACTTCTATGAAAAAATT GAAGCGAAAAAATGGCAGGAGAGGAAGGAAGCATTAGAGGCAGTTGAGGCTTTGACTAAGAACCCGAAACTAGAGAACGGAGACTATGGGGACCTGGTTCGGGCTCTAAAAAAG GTTATTGGGAAAGATGCCAATGTGATGCTAGTGGCCATGGCAGCCAAATGCTTGGCTGGACTGGCAGCAGGATTGAGGAAAAAGTTTGGGACATATGCAGGTCTT GTGGTGCCAACCATCTTGGAGAAGTTCAAAGAGAAGAAACCTCAGGTGGTTCAGGCCTTGCAGGAGGCCATTGATGCAGTCTTCCTTACC ACAACCTTGCAAAACATCAGTGAGGATGTTCTGTCAGTGATGGACAATAAGAACCCTTCCATCAAGCAACAGGCTTCACTGTTCCTTGCCAGAAGCTTCCGTCACTGTACCCCGAGCACGTTGCCAAAAAGTGTTCTGAAGCCCTTTTGTGCAGCATTCCTCAAG CAAGTGAATGATTCTGCTCCGGAGGTCAGAGATGCTGCTTTTGAGGCTTTGGGGACAGCCATGAAGGTGGTAGGGGAGAAAGCAGTCAACCCATTCCTGACAGATGTTGACAAACTCAAGTTGGAcaag ATAAAAGAATGTGCTGATAAAGTGGAGCTTGCTGGAAAGAAAGGAGGCGGCGGTGGGGGAGAGAAgaaagcgaaacctgctgcaaaagCACCTCCACCTGTTGAAGCACTTGCCAAACAATCCGGGGCTCCTAAGAAAGCTCCTCCTGCGAAG GCTGCAGGACCTCCCAAGAAGGGCAAACCTGCCTCCGCTCCGAGTGCAAAGTCCAAGAAAGCTCCAGACACAAAGGAAATTGTCGAGACGGAGTTGTCT CCGGAAGTGTGTGAGGAGAAGGCTGCCGCTGTGCTCCCAGCCACCTGTATGCAGCTGCTGGACAGCGCTAACTGGAAGGAGAGACTTGCTAGCATGGAAGAGTTTCAGAGG GCTGTGGAGCAGATGGACAAATCTGAAATGCCGTGCCAGGCTTTAGTCAAGATGCTGGCTAAGAAACCTGGATGGAAAGAGACCAACTTTCAG GTAATGCAAATGAAGCTCCACATTGTGGGTTTAATCGCACAAAAGGGATCGTTCTCGAAGACGTCTGCACTGGTGGTTTTGGATGGTCTGGTTGATAAGATTGGAGACGTGAAGTGTGGAAGTAATGCTAAAGAGGCTCTCACTGCGATCGGGGAGGCCTGTTGTCTGCCGTGGACTGCTGAACAG GTTGTCTCGATGGCTTTTGCTCAGAAAAATCCTAAAAACCAAGCAGAAACATTGAACTGGTTGGCCAATGCCATGAAGGAGTTTGGATTTGCAGG AATAAATGTCAAGGCCTTCATCAACAATGTCAAAACTGCTCTGGCTGCCACAAATCCT GCTGTGAGGACCTCAGCGATCACTCTGTTGGGAGTCATGTATCTGTACATGGGCGCTCCTCTGCGCATGTTCTTTGAAGATGAAAAACCAGCCCTCCTTTCACAAATTGATGCCGAGTTTGAAAag ATGCAGGGTCAGTCTCCTCCTGCCCCCATTCGTGGTACCAAAAGAGCAGCACCGGATGAAGAGGGAGATGCAGCTGAAGAAGAGGTGGACAGCGGAGCCGGAGACATCATGGACCTGCTGCCCAGAACTGATATCAG TGATAAAATTACATCGGACATGGTGTCAAAGATCAGCGACAAGAACTGGAAAATCAGGAAGGAGGGGCTTGATGAGGTGGCAACAGTCATTTCTGAGGCCAAATTCATCCAGGCCAGCATCGGTGAGCTGCCAATGGCACTGAAGGGCCGTCTCAGTGATTCCAACAAACTACTG GTCCAGCAGACTCTCAATATTCTGCAGCAGATAGCTACTGCCATGGGGCCATCTCTCAAGCAGCACGTTAAGAACCTTGGAATTCCTGTGGTTACTGTTCTTGGTGACAGTAAG CCTAATGTCCGTGCTGCTGCCTTGTCAACGCTGAACACATGGGTGGAGCAGACTGGAATGAAGGAGTGGCTTGAAGGAGAAGACCTATCAGAGGAGCTTAAAAAGGAAAACCCCTTCCTCAGACAGGAG CTGCTGGGCTGGCTTGCTGAGAAGCTGCCCACCCTGCGTACAGTGCCTGCAGACCTCATGCTGTGCGTGCCTCACCTGTACACTTGCCTGGAGGACCGCAGCGGAGATGTGCGCAAGAAAGCTCAGGATGCACTTCCCTTCTTCATGATGCACCTGGGCTATGAGAAGATGATCAAGGCTGCCGGCAAACTGAAG CCGGCCTCAAAGGACCAGGTGGTTGGCATGCTGGAGAAGGCCAGGGCCGTGATGCCAGCCAAGCCTGAAGTTCATGTCAAAGCTGCAGCTTCCAAACCCGCCTCCAGTGCCCCTGCTGCAAAACCAGCCTCAG CTCCAGCCAGGAACCAAAGTCCCTGTGAAGATTTCAGTGAACCAGAACCCAAACCAGACACAAAGAAAGCTAAACCAGCAGGTCCTGCAGCTAAAAAG AGAGAGAGCATGGAGCTCAAGGTGAAAGGAGAGAAAGATAATGCTAAACAAAACAGGCTCTCAAGAGGGACCCCTAGCAGTGAGAAG GGTGTTGTTGGTAAGAAACCTCCAGTTAAGGCTGGTGCAAAGGATGAGGAGGACAGATCTGGTCCCATCTTCATCCTCGTTCCCAACAGCAAAGAGCAGAGGATCAAGGaagagaagacattaaag ATTCTCAAGTGGAACTTCATCACTCCTCGTGATGAGTACGTGGAGCAGCTGAAGACTCAAATGTCGACATGTCTGCCCAAGTGGCTCCAAGACGAACTTTTCCACTTTGATTTTCAGCGCCACGTAAAAGCTATTGGAGCCATGATTGAG CACATGGAGCCAGAGTGTGAGGCTGTGATTGGCTGTCTAGATCTGATATTGAAGTGGTTTACTTTGCGGTTCTTTGACACAAACACCAGTGTGCTGATGAAAGCCCTGGAGTTCCTCAAACTGCTCTTCACCATGCTGAGCAGGAAGAACTACCAGCTCAATGACTACGAGGCCTCCTCTTTCATCCCCTACCTGATCCTCAAG GTTGGAGAGTCAAAAGATGGGGTGCGTAAAGATGTCAGAGCTATTCTCACAATGTTGTGTAAAGTCTACGCGGCCAGTAAAGTCTTCCCCTTACTTATGGAAGGAACCAAATCCAAAAACTCCAAGCAGAGATCTG AATGTCTTGAGGAGCTCGGCTGCCTGATTGAGAACTTCGGGATGAATGTCTGCCAGCCGACTCCAGCCAAAGCTCTTAAAGATATCGCTGTACACATTGGAGACCGTGACACTACGGTCCGCAACGCTGCGCTCAATACCGTCTTGGCTGCCTACAACGCTTGTGGAGACCAAGTCTTCAAACTCATTGGCAAT CTGTCTGAGAAAGAAATGAGCATGCTGGAAGAGAGAATCAAACGTTCGGCCAAGAAGACGCCTGCAGCCTCAGCCAAACAGGAGCGACCACAGAGAGAGCTTCCTGCAAATCCCAGTGCAACCTTCCTGCGTAAGCCTGCTCAAGAGGAAGTGCCCAACAAGCTCAA TCAAGCTCGGGCACAGAATGCTCACTTGGAGCAGTCCACTCCGTCCATCCCAAAAGAATTTCAGCTGGATCTGGATGTGTTCGAGAACAACCACACATGTGCCAGCGACATCCCTGACCTGGTGCAGCATAAACTGGATGAAGTTCTGGAGCCGGTCATGATTCCGGAGCGCAA GATTCGTTCAGTCTCTCCTCATTTTGATGACATTCACAACAGCACTGCCTCCACCATCAACTTTGTCATCTCCCAGGTGGCCAGTGGAGACATTAACACCAGTATCCAGGCCTTGGCACAG ATCGATGAGGTCTTGAGGCAGGCGGACAAAGCGGAAGCCATGTCTGGCCACATCGACCAGTTCCTCATCGCCACCTTCATGCAGCTGCGGCTCATTTATAACACGCACATGGCTGACGATCGGCTGGACAAGAAGGACATCTTCAAACTCTATAGCTGCATCATAGGAAACATGCTTTCT CTTTTCTCTATGGAGAGTCTAGCACGGGAGGCCTCTATGGGCGTCCTGAAGGACCTGATGCACGGTCTCATCACACTGATGTTGGACTCCAGAGTGGAGGACATTGAGGACGGACAGCAGCTCATTCGCTCTGTCAATCTGCTCGTGGTTCGAGTTCTAGAGAAATCTGACCAGACCAACATCCTAAG TGCTTTGTTGGTGCTGCTGCAGGACAGTCTTATCAGCACCGCTGGTTCCCCCATGTTCTCTGAACTTGTCATGAAG TGTCTATGGAGAATGATCCGTTTCTTGCCGCAGACCATCAACAGTATTAATCTGGACCGCATCCTGCTGGATGTGCACAACTTCATGAAGGTTTTCCCTAAAGACAAGCTCAAACAGCTGAAGAGTGATGTTCCCCATCGGACGCTGAAGACGCTGCTACACACGCTCTGCAGGCTCACTGGCGCCAAG ATATTAGATCACATGTCCATGATTGAGAACCGCAACGAGTCGGAACTGGAGGCTCACCTGAGGCGGGTGGTCAAGCATTCGGCAAACCTCTCCGGAATCAAGTCCGACAAGAGCTCAGAAAAGGGCACGCTCAGATCG GATGATAAAGTGATCAAGGCCAAAGTGAGTGACATCCTGTCTGAGATCTTCAAGAAGATTGGCTCCAAAGAGAACACTAAAGAG GGTCTGACGGAGTTGTATGAATATAAGCAGAAGTACTCTGACGCAGACCTCGAGCCCTTCTTGAGGAACACGTCCCAGTTCTTCCAGAGTTACGTGGAGCGAGGACTCCGCATGATTGAGTCGGAGCGTGAAGGAAAAGGCCGAATCCAGCCCTCCACAGGAG TAATCCCTCAGCACAGCACAGACTCGTATTTGCCGGGCTCTAGCACCGTGCCCGTCAGTAATAATGGAGAAGATATGAATGCCGCTGCCTACTACGAGAGACTGAAGATCTTACGGAAACGGCGCGGCCTTGAGAACTCAACG CCGGAGGAAGACCGGCCTCCTCTCAGTTCTCTGAGACCGTCGGTGGCCTCCTCCACAGACATGCTCCACAGCAAACTGTCCCAGCTGAAGGAGTCCCGCGAGCACTTCCAGCAGGAGCAGTCCCACTCCCACAGCCCCACCCGCTCCTCCTCCCCCGCCTCCAACCTCGACGACCTCAAAAAGAGGCTGGAGAGGATAAAGAGCAACCGCCAGTAG